The stretch of DNA TGGACAGGGCCAGGTTTTAACCTGAAATGCAATATATCACGCGTCAAATTAAATCGCGTCAGGCGGGAGCCTGACCTGCGGGACATCCTTTGCAGGAGGCACCATTAAGTTAAGTTCGTCATTATTTTTGAACCACGCGGCTGAATATTTATGACCTTACGACTAACGATGCAATTTGAAGTTAGCTACTCTTCATCAGCTAATCCAGCACAAGCCCCGTTCATAATCTGGAACGGTGTAGTCGATGTGTAGTGAATTGGTCCATATGTGTCAGACCAATCATACTCCCACACTTCGCCACGGTGATTCTTCTTGATTCTGTCCGGCTTGCCCAACACGTGCCTAATTTCAGTATTCTCTACGTATCGCTCTTTTGCAGCAATCAATAGTGACTGGATTGCATCTCCAAAAACGTCATGGTTTCCCCGGTCACTCCCCAATTGTTCTATCTTTTGGCTTGCAGATTCGAGATCGAATGAACGGTAGTAGTCCATATCTTTAATCATCGTATTCGAATCCTCATTGTAATGACCCGGATAGATCGACAGCTTTTCTATCAAATTTCTGCAGGTCAGGCCGCCGCCTGACGTTTCATGAGCGTCAACCGTTCATCGCGTCAGGCGGGAGCCTGACCTACGGGACTTGCGTTCATTGTTGTTATGTGGACCGCGCACATGGAATTCCGTATTAAAAATGGCGGGCAATTATCCGTATGTTTAAAACTCCATGCTGCTGTAGGGACCGGGAGCTTTTTGGGTCGATGTCTATGGTGTTACCAGTCAGGAATGAGCATTCTGTGAGTGCAACTCGCTCCAGGTTGGCTATCAAGTCGTCGAATTCAACGGCATCACCAAAGCATATGTCAGCTTCTTTTTCCGAGAGCATTCCAGACTTTATTTCCTGTTGAATCGACTCAGGAAGCTGCGGGTTGACCCACTGTGCAGTCAGTTTTGGCTCAGGGATATAGCTGCCGCCTAATGATTTAGCCAACTCAGAAAACAACTCGGATGCCAGCGCGTTTGCTGGACCAAGCTTGTTATCAAAATGTGCCCATGCATGAATGCGGGACACTTTGCTGTACCTGTTGTTTTCCATCCCGGAGAAATCCGACTCTGCCTCACTCATGAGTTTGTTAAACTCATCGTGTGTTATCGTAGATAGCGCAGTTGCCTCCACGTAACCGCTAACCGCTATCGCGTCCGAACTCCAGAATCGTGCGTTTGCATCACGTCCTTGTCTATCCGGGTCTGATTTGTCAAAGAACATTAACTGGCATCTTGTGTTGTGGTTTGCCAGTAATGTTCCATTGAATGCATTGATTTGCTGCCATTCCACCCAAAAGTCAAATGAATCGCGTATGTATGACTTCATTCTGGAAATAACGAAATCACTTAAAACCAAGTTGCGTCTAGTGTATGCATTATCAGACATGCTCCCGTTTTACCTTTCCATGAAGGTTAATCATGCAGCGCGTCAGGCGGGAGCCTGACCTACTTAAGACTTTCATCCGTCACGAGGTTTTAGGCAGCGCGGGCCAGGGGAGTTGTGTGAGGCGCGCGTAGTGCTCGGCGACTCGTTTGCGGTCGGCTTCTGCTGGTAATCCGGTTCGTGAGCCGAGGTCGATTTGCAGGGCTTGGCGGAAGAGGGCGCGGTGGAAAGCGGGGTCGGTTGTGCGGCGTGAGACTTGTTCGATCATATTCAGCAGCGAAAGCGTGACCTCTAAGTTGCTGCTGCCATATTGTCGCAACAGACTAAAGGCTGCGTCGGTGATGTGTTCGGGCGTTTGTTTCGTCACCAGCAAGCGCGCGACACCTTGACTGTCAGTCAGCACGGGTGATTTCATGGAATGATCGGCAATGCGGCACAATCCGGCGCGCAATTGTTCGATTGCCATCATGGCTGTGATGGGATCATTGATCGCCGGCGAGAGCGAGCGGATGGCCAGTTGGACCAGTTGATTGACCGGGAATTCCACATCTTGTTCGTTCGTCCGATCGACGCCCAGCAGCAATGCCGTGTTGACGGTTGTCGAGAGCAGATTGGGATCGTCCAGTTCAGCGGACGTGAAGGCGACCGTGTCGCCGGGAACAACAAAGTCCCCCGGTCGGACCGGCACATGAACGAGCAAATCATGCTTTTCAGCCATTTGCAGCAGCTCAGTATGTTCGATGGCTTGGATATAACCCCGGCTGGTTGCGCCGATGGCATAGGTGGCGGACGCGAACAAGTCGTCCGCTGCTTTGGAATCGAATTTCTCGTCATCCAACGTGGCATCGAATTCATGATCGATGGTTGTGTCGAGGTCCAGCCCCACTGCGGCGATGATATGCGACGCTTGCAATGAAGCCGAGAGATGATTGATGAAATAGATCAGCACGCCCAAGCTGAACATCCCCAGCGCGATGGCTGTTCGCACGGAAATCTCGGGAACAAACGGATTATTGCCACTGGCGCGCACCGTGCGGAGGATCAACACGCAATACACAAACGTGCTGATAAACGTGCCGATGGCCACTTGATCGACGCGATCGCGCAAAAAGGTCCGCAGCAGTCGCGGCCCAAATTGTGATGAGGCGAGCGTCAACGCCACGATGACGATGGAAAACACCACCCCAAAAATGGTCACCATCGAAGCGGCCAACGTCGCCAACAGCGCCCTGGCCCCTTCGCCCCCACTGGAATAAAACCAATCGGTCCCGTCTCGATTGGTTGGCAGAGCGAAATCGATCTTGAGCGTGATCACCGATAAAATGATCGCGCCGCCCACCATCAGACAGGGCAAAAACCAATAGCTGGAACGAATCGAGTTCCAGGTGATCGCGAATTTGATTTTCATAAGAGGGGAGTTGAGACGCGCTGGAGGGAACTCGAAGAACAACCCGGGGTGCGCCGGGAGGCTGCTTTGCAAAACGACCGGCGGAAACGATGTTAGTGCACCGGGGTTTGAAGTACAAATCAGGTGGCGGCGGTTGGGGGATTCGCTTAAGCTGCGACTGCTGTGTTACTCTCCCATTATTGTATGACGGTGGTCGGCGTGCATGACTTACGGCGACTTATAGTTCCCCAATTTTACGAGTTTTTCAGCCAACGCCTTTTCAACTTGTGAAAACGTCTCCTTCATTTTTCGTTTGGGGAAACCGTTTCTCTCGTCTTGCATTGGTTTTGTAGCGAGCAAAAATGCCATATCCCAAAGTTTCGAGGGTGGCCTTGTTCCCACCTTCCAAATTTTTGCATCGATCTCAATCAATTCCTTCAGGGCAGAGAGCGCTAATTCTTCGTCATGGCCAGCAGCTTGGGCCAGAAGGATCTGTTTTCGGGCAGTTGCTTTGCCATACGCATCCTGAATGTGGATCGCCACTTCGTCTGCCGCTTCATAGTTCCCCGATTTGGCCACTGCTGAAGCCAGGGTGGTTGCCGATAATGCACTTGAGAGCGAGACGACCTCGATAGCCTTTTCTATGTCACCGGACTCAACGAACGCGACCGCATTCTCTGTGAGTCTAAAATGCTGAAGGAATGCGTTATCGCTCTGTTTTGCCGCATCGAAAGCTAGTCCGAGCACTTTCCGTGATTGTTCTTTGTCTCCATTCTCCAACAGAACGGAGGCAATGTTTATAAAAGCCGAAGCCTTGTAATCGGCATTTTCAATTTCGTGAGCAAATTTCAAAGCTGAGTCGATTTGACCTTCCTGAGCTGAAGCTGAGGCAATATTCCGGAGTGCACATGATCTGTACCACGGGCTTTCGATTTCTTGACTCACCTTCACGGCTTCCTCGATCTCGCCGATAGTCGACAAACCCGACGCGACGTTTCGGAGCGAGGAAAAGCGTAAATCTTTGTCCTTGATCTTCAGTGCCAGTTGCCACTCTTGCTTTAAAATGGCTAACGCTTGATCTCTGCCACCTGCTTGTAAGAGAGTCGCTGCCGTATCCCAGACATAAAATTCTTGATAGTACTCCTCGTCCACCATTTGAGCCAACTTCACCGCTTGAATGAGGATTGGTAGAGCAGCAGCATTTTCTCCCTGCTTAACTTGAATTGCAGCAATCCGTGTGAGTGCCGCTGATTTAAAAAGTTCCCCTTCAATGGTGTCGGCGATCTTCAAACCTTGATTGACCTCACCCCCCGAAGCTGTGGCTGATGCAATCTCGACTAGTTGTGGATCTCGATGGAACGCATGCTTAACCTCCTGGTTCGCTTCCGCCGCCCAGGCAAGTGTTGTAACAGCCTGTTCATTATCTCCAGCAGCTTGCTGAGCGAGCGCGATCTCGGTTAGAGCCAACGCCTTACTGCCGGCATCGTGAATCTGCTGAGAGACGAAGACTGCGAACCGAACGGGGGTTTCCCACGGACGCAACTCATCGAGATTGATGGTCGTCTTCGCCGGCTTCGATTGATTAGGTTTGGGAAAAGTCTGCGCCACCTCAGCGTTTTGCTTCTCGCTACATCCTGCAACGAGAACACAACCCAAAAGAATGGCCAATAACCACTTGTTCTGAATTGCATGTGAATTGAGAACGGAGTTGGCCATGGATAATTGTCTCGTTGGTTTTTTAGGGACGTTCAACATTCACCACGTCAGGCACAGCATGAACTACGACTACTTTGCAAAACCACCGACGGAAACGATGTTAGTGCACCGGGGTTTGAAGTACAAATCAGGTTGCGGCGGTTGGCCTGTAACGGTGGCTTATGAACTCAATCGCGGCTCCGCACGTCAAGTGGCTGACTGGCCTTCGGCCTCTTCAAATGCTTCGATGTCAAGTAGTTTTAATGTGCTTCCAGTACTTGTGGGCTCAGCAGTAATTGTCACGATCTCACCCCACAATGGTTTTACGATATCATCAAGCATTCCGGGCGGTACAATTAACGTATGTTTCTCTTTGTCATTGACTTCAATGCCAATCCTATGACTCTTATGAGTCATTTCGTCGGCCATTGTTAATCTACCAATAAACGTGGTAACTGTAGTCGAATCCGATGATATACGAGACCACTTCGCCGTTGCTGGTTTTGTCAAACTCGTTTCAGTTTGTTCGTCACCTCGAAACGAAGTAAATCCAACATTCGTGATTTTAGTTCCGTCAGGAGCTAACTTTTTGGTGAGTGACACGAAGTTTTGATAATACGCATCGTGATCGATGTGTTCGTTCAAATTATCCACTTCGTCGTCGTTAAATAGAGTGATGCATGAGAGAAAGTCGTCAACTACAACATTAGGGCTAAGGAAGCCCGGTAGCAACATCTGGCGATTCGGACGGCCCATCCTTACGGTAATTGCGAAACTGGCTGCCCTTGGCACCGACAAATAGGTCTCAAATCCATCCAATTGTGTGGGATTTGGTCTGCCCGTTTCACGAAATTCAATTCCTTTCATGCGTTCGGCAGTGCGGCAAAGTAATTTCGTAGTGATTTCTGCACGCCGCAGGAATTGCCTGCTTTCTACGAGGCCCCTTGAGATGGCGGCACCCGTAAGAGTGAGTTGAAATTCTGTTGGGTCTAACTCCATGCCTCTCAATGAAAGGTGTCGGCTAAAGTACACTTTTTCTAACAAGTCACGAAGTTCTTCGGCAATCTCCTCTGGTGGATTGCCCGATAGTGCAATCGAAACAAGTTTTTCTGCTTCTCTGAATTTGTGGCAATCAATCGCAAGGGAGGCTGCGCTTCGCAAAAGAATTGACCTGGACGGTTCCGCTGAATGGTCAAGTGCTACAAGATCAGCCGCCTTTGCCTCTGATTCGTAAGCTTCCGTGAAAAGTTTTTGTGCTGCATCGTAGTAACCATGGAGGTCCGCAATATAGGCTTGTTCAGCCAACAGCATGGCCTCGTCGTGTAATTGTCTAACATTACTCATCGTTCTTCCAGTTGAGCTTTCGGGGGACCAAAATCGACGACAATTACAAATGCGGGCAAACGAGTCGAGTCGGATATTTTTGTCTGTTCGAGTTTTTGCCTTACCCGTGACGTTAGGCGACTGTCGGATCCATCGAGTAAGCCAGAGACCTCTAGTCGTGCACGATTTTGAAATGGTAATCCATCATGTTCGTCACTCCGTCCAAGCCAATAATCAAACCCAGTGCCTTTCCACGATCTTTCCACGACTGTTAAGTCTGTCATTTCCATAATAAGCAAAATTGCGATCCCACACGCCCCCATTTCGGTAGCATCCTGCAAGTCAGCGTACGCACGAAGCATTTGGTGGGTTACTTTTGGCCAAGAAAGGGGGAATATTTGTGAATCACCTTTAACCAATAGTGAAACGCCTTGCGCGTGTTCATTGTGTTCGAGGCAAACCGCAGCGGCTTCGGCATGCATTTGCCCTAAACTATCAGTCAAACCGGGAATTTTTCCACCAAGAAGATGGAGATCGAGGGTCCTATCATCCACACTTTGAATTCCTTTTAGTCACGTATGTCAGGCAGCCGCATGACGTTTTGCTGGCAGCGAATGCGTGTTTTGTTTGGCGGGAGCCTGACCCATAATTGCTTACACAGCTACCTTCGAGCGGAGGTTTGTCCAGACAACATGATACCCGTGTTGATTCTGGTTGTCACGAAAAAAGTAGGCGACGAAATGCTACGACGTGATGGCTCGCAACGCTTCAATTGCCGCGTCGATGTCCTCTGCCGTTGAAAACGGTCCGGGGCTGAGGCGGATGGTGCCGCCTGCCTGTTTGGTGCCGAGGGATTCGTGGATGCGGGGGGCGCAGTGCAGGCCGGCGCGGGTTTGGATGGCGAAGCTGTCGTCGAGGATCCCCGACAGGTCTTGCGGGTCGAAACCTTCCAGCGTGATGCTCACCACGGCGACGCGCTCCCTCGGATCGGTCGGGCCGTATTGTGTGAGGCCGGGGATCTGCGCGAGGCCCTCTAACAACTGCGCTGTTAGCTGCTGTTCGTGGGCGCGGATGTTGTCGATGCCGCGCTCGGTTAGAAAATCGAGCGCCGCCGCTAGGCCGACCAGACCGGGGGCGTTGTGATTGCCCGATTCGTATTTGTCGGGCAGACTTTCCGGCTGCCGGTCATCCTCACTCTGCGTCCCCGTGCCCCCTTGCCGGAGGCTGCGCAG from Symmachiella dynata encodes:
- a CDS encoding DUF2254 domain-containing protein; the protein is MKIKFAITWNSIRSSYWFLPCLMVGGAIILSVITLKIDFALPTNRDGTDWFYSSGGEGARALLATLAASMVTIFGVVFSIVIVALTLASSQFGPRLLRTFLRDRVDQVAIGTFISTFVYCVLILRTVRASGNNPFVPEISVRTAIALGMFSLGVLIYFINHLSASLQASHIIAAVGLDLDTTIDHEFDATLDDEKFDSKAADDLFASATYAIGATSRGYIQAIEHTELLQMAEKHDLLVHVPVRPGDFVVPGDTVAFTSAELDDPNLLSTTVNTALLLGVDRTNEQDVEFPVNQLVQLAIRSLSPAINDPITAMMAIEQLRAGLCRIADHSMKSPVLTDSQGVARLLVTKQTPEHITDAAFSLLRQYGSSNLEVTLSLLNMIEQVSRRTTDPAFHRALFRQALQIDLGSRTGLPAEADRKRVAEHYARLTQLPWPALPKTS
- a CDS encoding tetratricopeptide repeat protein — translated: MANSVLNSHAIQNKWLLAILLGCVLVAGCSEKQNAEVAQTFPKPNQSKPAKTTINLDELRPWETPVRFAVFVSQQIHDAGSKALALTEIALAQQAAGDNEQAVTTLAWAAEANQEVKHAFHRDPQLVEIASATASGGEVNQGLKIADTIEGELFKSAALTRIAAIQVKQGENAAALPILIQAVKLAQMVDEEYYQEFYVWDTAATLLQAGGRDQALAILKQEWQLALKIKDKDLRFSSLRNVASGLSTIGEIEEAVKVSQEIESPWYRSCALRNIASASAQEGQIDSALKFAHEIENADYKASAFINIASVLLENGDKEQSRKVLGLAFDAAKQSDNAFLQHFRLTENAVAFVESGDIEKAIEVVSLSSALSATTLASAVAKSGNYEAADEVAIHIQDAYGKATARKQILLAQAAGHDEELALSALKELIEIDAKIWKVGTRPPSKLWDMAFLLATKPMQDERNGFPKRKMKETFSQVEKALAEKLVKLGNYKSP